From the genome of Vitis riparia cultivar Riparia Gloire de Montpellier isolate 1030 chromosome 11, EGFV_Vit.rip_1.0, whole genome shotgun sequence:
AATAATAGTAGTGAATCTTTCATCTTCATTTGCCATTTGTTCAGACTGGTAATTTACATTGTTCTctctcaaaaattgtttcttttttttgcgtCTGAGACGTTATTCGTGTCCCTTTTTTTTGTGAAGGCTGGACCTTCATCAGGAAATCGCCGGAAGCGGGCATGGTCAGAATCTGATGAAGATGAGCCACAAGACCAGCGACCAGAGTCCAGTCCTGTGAGAGAGAATTCTGCTGAGATGCAGGAAAGCGATGGGGAAATCAAAGACGACAATGACAAGCCAAATGGAGATGCTGCTGAAGATGATGAGGATTGAGACCCAACAAGTCAGCAAAAACTCCGCCTTTTGTGAAACAACCTCCCTCACTATCATATAGACGTTTTCCAAATGTGATAGAAATATTTAGGGAGAGGATCGTGGCATGTCTGAGTCTCCTAAAGTCTGCATTTTTACAATGTGGAGAGGCTCAGAACACATTGTCCATAGATGCCGCATCCACTCGTAAATTCTCAGTATATTTCATGTAAATGATCACAGTGGTTTCATATTGAAGGGTGGTCCTGATATATTTCAGGTAGGTAAAAGTGTCAATGAGCTTTGACTACTTAtgcagaaaaaaagaaaggaaaagaagagaaaaatgtgGAGGTGAAGACACCTGGACAGAGGTGACTGACAGTGATAGAGTCAGCTGAGCTGTAGACGGGAGCGTTCAAAGCGTACGGTGAGTTTGCCGTACtgattttacaaaaagaaaaagtataaattGGAATAGTCTGTTGTAATAAAAGGAGTCTGAAGTCTGAACGCAGAAGACACACACATCTTTCTCTTCCTCTCTGCTCTGTGCTCTCCATCTGGACCAGAGAGAACAGAGAGGCCAGAGTCCAGACCCACACCCACCAACCAAACAGCCAGAAGAGTACAGAGCTCTTTTGGCAGGCCCCAACGTGACTGACCTCACCCTCACCCTCACCCTGACTTTTCTCTGCCTCCATTCCTTTGTTCCACTTACCTCTTTCCTTGTTAccacaaatatttttcttttcttatattctTATGTTCTTCAGGTGTCTTCTCTTTTTTAAGTTATTGGGTCGAGTGAGAATTACTCGTTATCATCCCATCCATGTAACTTGCCACATTTTGGATCAACTAAATTTGTCATGACTCATGCTTGTATTTGGAAGTGGTATCTGGTTAATATTTGGGAGCTTTTGAAAAATACCCTAGGCTGTTTCACATATAAATTTGGTTTTAAGAATTTTCTTTACTCATCAGATCCATTCCCTGAATAAATTTAAGTGGTCACTTATTAATGATATATTTCATAAATACTTATAAAACTAAGAATATTTATCTACGTAAGTGGAAATTTTTGGATGCCTGTTTCTATCAAGAAGGGAGTATGAATCCAGAGTTGCTCCTTGTGCTTTATGATTCAACACAATCTATAGGCTCTTTTTATCTTCTATATCTACCAAATATGTGTATATATTCTTGGGATTTAATGATTCTTAGGCTAAAGGGTTGATAAGAGTCTCACAAGTGACAAATAAGGAAAATGTGTATCTCCATTGGGTCCCTTGGTTTTACAAAAGCCAAGACAATTTAAGATGTCATCTACTCAGAAAACAGGACACGATCACGAAATCCTATGGATTGTTGGCCCAGGTCATTCAAACAAGTTATAGAAgttaaagaagaagagaaggaatAGAAGCCAACAACAAAGCAAAAGACATCTGAGATCCCTTTCATTAACTCACACACAGCATTCAATTCAAACACCCCACACCACACCCTCCAaaagatgaaataaataaaagcatcaCTTCCCACACCTCTGCCAACAAGCATACGGAAAGCTACAAGAAAAAATGCATTGAACCCCACCAGGCTTTCAACATCTTGGCATTTGGTTCAGAACACAGTACTGCAAATTCAATCATCTGCAAAATGGAAAGAGAGAATTCAGAGTCAAGAACATGGAGCACATAATATATGGATTTAGCTTTCTTGATGAATGATATGTGTGGGAATTCAGCTACCATTATGGGGTCTAGAATTGGAGATGGAGAAGTCAAATGAAGAGTTTGGCATAGAAATTGAGAGTTGGGTGGTTGAGACCAATGCATCTCTGGGGGACTTGTCTTCTGAATCAGGCCATGGATCTCTGCTCTTGGGTGGCCATTCATCGAAGAAGCGGTGCACCATCTTCTCGGGTTCTTCTCTCTCATGTTTTTCATACTTGAGATTACTACCCAGTACATAGAAATGCTGATCCTGCTTCTGGTTGGAGGTATCACTGAGGCTTTGAAGCTGCAAACAAGAGTAGTCACTCTGTAAAGCAGAGCAGCTCCTCTGTTTTGAATGGTCTAACGGTGAAGAATTCATTTTTAGTGGAGTAAGCCGCCAAGGATCATCCATTGATGAGCCGGAAAAACTCCTTGTAGCCCCTGAAGGTTGTTCTGAGAAGAAAGCATGCTCATCCACCTCCTCCTTCAATCCATGAACATATCTGTTTCTACTTCACATCAATAAAGAAACTCAATAGAAGATTCAGTACAtacaaaaagaagagaaaaggaaacaaaaagaaaaagaaaaatgcatataATTTTAGGAGTTGTGCATACACAAACCTGTAATCTGTCTGGGAATATGAACCAGAGTCCAAAAGCAAATGGGTGGTGTTGTGTTGAGGTGACAACTCAACCCCACCTCCAAACCCAGGTGGCCTTGAAGaagatgaatggggataaaggaAGGGGAGGTGGAGATGGGTGTTGTAGCAAGAAGGGTGACGATGGGTGTGGTGATTTTGGGTCTCTAAAGCTAGAGAGTATGAAGTGGGGTTGGAGGAGTTTACAGTGATTGAAGAGATGGGTGGTGGTGGGTTTGCTGCCATTGTAGCAGTAGGAGTAGTTACTGTTGGTGGTGTTTTTGAGGGTGTCATAACTTCCACAGGCTTTCTTGAACGGTTTCTGCCTCTGTGCATATGTCTCTCACAGTACTTCGAATCTGGGTATGCTTCCTTTGCACACCTCCATTTCTTCCCATCTGTTCTTCTGCACCTCCCTGGCTCTGGGTCTACTTTCCTCCCCAAACCCATCTGAAAACAGTTCCACCCAACTGTACCCAAACCGCATTACTCACCATTACTCAACACATACatcaaaaatcaagaaaaagacGAAGGAAAAAGAtagaaggtaaaaaaaaaataaaggtggCTTACTCACTGTGTTGGGATTGGTGGGTTGGGAAGAGCTTTGAAGTAGGGAGTGGAGAGTCCAAGCTTCTTTTGATGGAGAAGATGAGATCAGGAGGAATGGGCATCCCTGAAGCCATGTACTTGAAGATGAGAGCTTGGTGTTCAAGCTCTTGCCACTGAGTTGCAGTGAATGGAAACCTATTTCTTCCACTCATCATTGATTGATAAAAGATAGTATCAAGAGAAACGAACCCAAGCCCAGCTCCAGACTTCACAAAGATAAATACTCGGAGGattagaaagaagaaagaaaaaaaaacagaaagaaaagaacagaaaaagaaagagagaagggaTTGTTGTGTAGTGACTGTAGTGTAGTGTTGGGTTCAGTGGTGggtatattttatatttcaggGACCATTGGGCAGCAGAATCTTCTGTACATGGATAAAACTAATGGTTCTGATGAGAGTGATGCTGCTGCCACCTAAAACAACACTCTCTCTCATCAACCTGCTCATATTATGGCTGCACCTCTGTGTTGCCCCTGCACCTTCTGCAGCTATGCTGCCTCTGTGCCAGCTCCTGTCTCTGCCATCTCTACAGAAATCCATAAAACTAAGGAAACCAATGGAGGGGGTGTGAGTTACTACGATTTATCGCTTCCAGAAAGATTTGAGAAACGAGATTAGAGGATTTGCTTCCCTCAATGACAATTCTCCAACAAGATTGTGAAATAATAATCAAAAACAAAAGCTTTagcttgtgtttttttttttccctaatttcAAGGGTTCTCGTGAGAGTTGGTGTCTGCACATATCACTGGAGCCATTGCAGGAGGTCTGAGGAAGATTGTACGGATTGGGCTTTTACTACTTTGTCCatcttttactcttttttttcccctttttttttttgctctgtTCCTTTTTACCTGAAAGCCCCCCACCACCCACTTACAATTTGACTTTTTTCAGGTTTGGAAATTGAGACACTGCAGGCCTGAGCTCAGCTCTCAGGGGGGGGTTTCTGATTAGTAATCATCAACCTCAAACCCTACTCAAAacttttttccactttttcttATGAAGAATAGTGCTTAGTTCAATtcttgagaagttgaagctttTAACCCATGGACTGGACAGCTGACTAACCATTCAAGATAGATGATTCATTACTCCTAAATGAGGTCTAAAGTGTTgttcctttaaaaattattcttgacaaccttaaaaagtaaaaaaaagcCCAGTTCTTAGCTGTTTGAAGGGGACCAAAGTGGTCACATTTCCCCCAAAATGAAGCAAATAGGAAGGAAAGtattaatttgtataaaaaattagCTAACATGTTATTATGTATTTGTATTTGTCATGAGTCTAAATTCTCAAGGCATTGAGATTATCTTGGGTACAGTTTTAACACCCTGCTTCACAAGCAGCCTTTTTTAAGCCTGTAGGAGGGAAAGAACTTATGAATCatcataaaataagattttttgaTATGATATCATGTTATTTAATAAGCATTTACATCCATCCACAACCACCcactttaatttttgtttgcaAGGGATTTTGAAACATCAAATATAGTATactatttaaaatatcattatatattcttctatttaataaaatcattttttaaagttcAGTGTCCAAGTATAGATGTTaaacacaaaattaaaaagacaTTCAAAGGATGATATGGAAATTGGGAAGTAAATTTTGAAGAGGTGGGTGGGTTTGAAAAGTACGTGACAATGAAGAAACTGAGTGAAAACAGGGCAATTTATTTGCTTGTTACATTAAAAGAAGCCCATGTGTTTTATTGTTGTCACATTTTTGTGAGTTTAAGACCAAAATagtcttttttgaaaaaaaaatccaaaatatttaccaaattgGCCTTTCCTATCACATGCCCATtcctatcatttttattttttattttttttattttttaagtgtatAAAACCGctgataattttgattttagttttaaatttaaaactaaagttAAATTTGGTATTGTATGACAAActattttgacaaatattttcaaagtgaGATTAggttgataatattttttttcaaaaaaatctacTTTGACTCAACTCCATTTTTGTTCCAATAAATGAGGTTGTTCTGGGTGGAGTAATGAGAAACCAGAGGACACATTTCCTATATTTCAATGTACAGAGGACACACATTTCCCTAAAAATTCACAACTCACCCCCACCCTTGGATGCTGATTTTtgttgttctctctctctctctctctctctctctctcctttttcttgGGGTCAGTCCTCAACGTTCAACACTTCCCAAATGATAACTTCCTCTTCCTCTCTACTTCTAGTTCTAGCTTCTCAATTTTCCCACAAACTAGAATAGGCGGCCAATCCACTTTAGTGAAGAGGAACTTAACCCACTGacagaacaaaaaacaaaagcaattagGGAGTAGATGAAAAATGTGGAAATACATTTGTCTACACCAAACAAATCATCAGTCTTGATTTAGTcccttagtttttttaaatgtaatattACTTTTAAACTATGCTCCTTTATCCAAAACtttggataaaaaaatcaattaacaaATACTATTGAcatgaatttttatataatatgttTGGATATCTCTAATTCATTAATGTTTTTGCAAATTgagtttttcattattttgctTGAAGATTaacattgattaaaaaaaattagaaactaaaatgaaatacGAAAATAATACAGggatgatttttataatttatcctaATTTTTTAAAGGCTTAATTTAAAGCCCTTGCCCCAAAACCCTCAACCTTAAACTTTTTCCTTCCTTACGTGCAATTTCATAGGTTAAATtacccttcaaattttctataaGAATTGGTTGGGAGAGTACACTACATTATTTCATTTCACTTCACTCCAAAAAGCAATCAGAGAAATTATGACTAGAGGGTATTATGACTAGGACCATCTGACTCACTCATTGAGAGATTTCACTTTCTACAACTGGAAGCACTGCTTACCTAATGCCTTAGGGCATGGGGAAACCAAGCAGCTTCATTCAATATGCATTCATATGTGCAGAGAAGTGTACAATAGAGACCCTACGTCAAAGATTTGCAGAGAAAATGTAAGATGTCTCGTTTTGCATTTATTCTATATCACTGGTTAATGTACTCCCAGGCAATAAAACATACCAGGGTTTCAAGCAGGAAGAGAATTAGGAAACTTACTAGAGAGAACCTCATCTTCATGGAACTTGTAAGAAGAGGCCACTGAAATTGCTGAAATTCAACCTGCTACTCCATGTGATCTGCAGATAGAACTAATGCTAAACCCTAGGAAGCATGCggaatcactaaattatattcACCATCAACTTCAAATCTTCAGACTATTATTTTCATGATCTGATTCTGAGCCATTTTGTGATGCAGCAAGTTTTCAATGCCCATCCAGGAGGGCTGGTTCTGAAGATTGGGTATGATTTTCTTATGACTTCAAACAGGGAGAACCCAAATTCAAAACCTTAGTTCTAGCAGCTCTCTGCCCCCATTCACACTACCAAATTATTGTCACCTGATAATTCAACCTATCATTCGACCCTTGAAACAGCTCTATAGGGTTAAAGCCTGATAAGGTTAGACATCCTGGAGGGTCCATATTAGGGAACCCTGCCAGCAAGGTAAAATGGCCTGTTCTAAAGAAGCAAATCTAACATTATTAATGCAATAGAATGTAATCTGGCCCCCAGATCGTTAATAACACTACGTAGCTAAGCCAGTCGACATATTTCATGATATCCAAGAATTCATATTGTACTCTTACAAAGTCCATGAGGGCAACAAAACTCATTTTGATTATATGATAACAGTGACAAGAGTGGAAAAAGGCcgagaaaaaggaagagagtaaCATGGTACCACACcaagaaaatttatattatataaataaaaaattatacattataGAACTTCCATTAAAGGCACAAAGGAATGATACATTTCCAAGCCAGCATGGCAGCCCTATTCCttctggaagaaagagagaaCAAGATCTGTATGTACTGAGAAGAGTTGTGTGTCCACAAAATGCTGCTTGGCagaataagacaaaaaaaaacaagtcaGCATGCCCTCAGCCTTTTCTACTCTCAACAATTTATACAATAATAAGAAACAGGGTATGATCACTTTGAATGGCTTATTGTTCTGAAATAACAAcatgattggctaaaaccttacATCTTTTACTTAACATCCTAAATCAAATAGTTGAGCCCAGTAATTTAATTCCCCAAACAGGCCATTGAGCATGATAGTGATGATAACTTGGTAAACACCAACATGCTGTGTAATATTAACCCGAGTTTGAATACTAGTGAATTATTGCCActaattttcatgatttacatTAACCAGCACAAATTATGTAGGAATCTCAAGGAACATACCTTCATAAATGGACGATCTCGACTAGGGAATGAGTCAATGAAACTCTCCTTCAAAAGCAATGATACCTGAAAGGTGTAAGGAATGCCAGTGTTGGATTTAcagcaaattaatttaattggtTGGATTTAATTAACATATGGTCTTGTTCACATTAGAATAGGAAACACAGTAAGGCAATGTTTGTCTACTAATTACTCAGACAGAGATCACATGACCATGTGATTGTGTATCTATGTCATGCATGTATTCCTCTATCAAGCTATGCTAATGCAATCTCCTCATGAATACATGTGATACAGTTGATGTTTGtgtaagagaaaataaataaataaaagaaacaaacttCATCTTTTAGAACAAAGAAAACAATGCATGCGAACACAACATCTTTAAGTATCATACccacttaaataataaagagGTCTTTTTACACTTCATAATTTAGTCCATGATGtgtatataaaacaatattttcatagATCATATgcaaagaaataaacaaatactGATTCATGGTATGTagttcataatataaatatcaaacCTACACAAGCTACCAGTGGTGCTTTGACCTGTAAAAGGGGTACATCTGAATACAATTTGTTAAATTTCAGCTCCACCTAGAATGTATTGTAAGTGTATGTGTGTACATATATAGGAATGCATGTAGACGCTCTTCAACACAATAACCATCAAATCTTTATGTTACTACTTCTGGATGCTTCTAAAAATTAACTTGGTTATCCCTGGTTCTTGAAGCATTTATAGATAACCGCACGTATCACCAAAGTATCCAACTCAAAAGGCAGTAACACGACAAAATATAGTATTTCTTGCTAAAGCAATGGATATTATCTCATTTTCTCCCAGCAATTTTGCTAAATCATTTCTTTAGAAAACTGTCAGTGAGAGAGAAACAAAGAACAAATTCATGAATAACAGGTATCGATAACAATTAGAAAGCagtcaaataaaataatctagCATTCTATTTGAACAAAATATAAACCTTATCATCATTGGATTGAACATTTGTAATTGTATGAGAGCGCAGGTTGGAGCAAAGAGAGTCCAGGTAAGATCTTAATACTCCTAGGAAACCCTTGGCAGCCTCAATCTgcaaatagtaaaaataaaaataaaaacaacaatttaTGAGCAAAAAATACTAGTGCCACATCATTACAAGGTAAATATGTTGCACTGAAAAAGATTAAGATATTTGGTGATCTTCAAGCATGTCAGACAAGACAACCTCAAACtgcaaaactaaaaatatatagtaacaaTTTTCtgggaaaataagaaaaatacgTAGTAATTATTTTGATCAATGTCTCTTCAGCAAGCCTGTGGCATATTTAGAAGGAGacataaagatttttttttttttttttttttgaggagtCTAATAATTGGTGGAATATAGGATCATCATATAACCATTTTAATCCTGGTACAGCAGTATTTGGAGTTCTCCACAGAGCCCATGACTCAGTTATCTACTCCTTGCCCCAAATATTTTAGCTAATGAAGGAGAAAAGGTTTTACAAAGTGTACCTAAAATATTTGGGGCAAGGAGTGGATAACTGAGCCATGGGCTCTGTGGAAAGCAGGCAACCCTATATTGGTGGGAGGTTTCTGGAATATAGGAGCCACTATTCTGAGTCTTCCTCTCACAGGGAACACCAAAGGAAATATCTCCTTCACCATCATTTGCCAACTATTAGGACAACAATTAAACTAGGTTTTTGACTTGGGCAAAAGCAATAAAAGAAGAATGCACTGGCTCACTCTCACTTTGCTGGTACCTTCAAGAACCATGTAGTTAACCTAAGGAGTATTATtgaagcaaaaattatcaataaacgatggaaaaaaaaaagatagagaaAAGAGAATACCTGCACATCTGTACATTCATAAACCGGTCTTTTCCTCCCCAAATAACTTTCTCCCACAAGCTTTGCATGATAAGGACTTAAAGATGAAAACAACTCCTTATGCTTAGGCAGCTGTGGTATTGTTGATGACTTCACCTATTGCCTCATGCAATtggaagaaaatcaaataacttGGCTAAAGGGTAGACTAGACCCTATATGATAATGACCCCAAGTAAATGCTATTCATGTTTAGCACagataaatattaaacaatCCCATATAAAAGAGAGAAGGAAACAGAAaatcatgggaaaaaaaaaaagcaaaagaagaTTAAACTGATGTAGAGCAACACAAGCAAACAGTTGCAGCAACTTTTCCATTCTTTCCCTCATATTACTGGGCAGGAAGTGACTCCTGCAATTGCATAAGcctatttcatatttttctttgtcCAACTTCAGATTACCATTTACTTCATGTACCCACATCCACAACATCACTGAAGATTGCCTCACACACAAAAACACACACATCTGATGCTTATCTGAGGATACCCATTAGTGTCTTGTATTCTTCCAATCATCTTATTaatcaaactccaaaaaatgatcaaattactttaaaataataGCATCAcaaagaatcaaagaaaaagTGTACCGAATATGACATTCAAAGGTTTATATAACTAAACCATGTTAGAAAAGTTAGTATGTTATCTTCAATCTTCTGCCTTGTTCAACAACCATGAATCAAGTGAAAAGACAACTAAATATACCTTTTCATAACCAATTTTAGTTCAGTTGCATCTAAGAAAAACATAGACAATCACAATTACTAGAGGGAGATACACACCTGGTTCTTGTACACATCGACCAGGATAACATTTGTTAACTTTGACTGTACTTCACTGGTTTTGTTCTTAACACCAACCTAAGGATGAGATTACTATTATTAGCCAACCAGATGTCAAAAATAGTATAAAAGCATATAGtttcaaataacaaaataatgaacATGACAAGTGATGGGAGCTGGATTCTAATTCATAATCCATGATGAGGATTGCGATTGTCCTACAACAACAATACAAACATgtaccatttatatatataaaataaaaggaccAATCAAAAAGAGGCGAACATAGTACACAAGAAGTATGCATgtggaaaaatgaaaagaaacaacCTACAACCACAGCCCCAATCTAGTACTTAGAACGCAACCACTCAATAAAATCTATCAAGGATAGTGGACCAGCTTGACCATCAACTAGTAGATAACCCACAagtccacatgcataaattagaTATAAGGGAGTCCTTAAGAGATTGGTTAGTGTGTTGCACCCTTCAAAGGTTCTTTGGTTGTATTCcttccaaatttccaaaaaagGCAAAGAGGAGTTGATCTCTAAGCTTTTTTTCTCTTCTGACCTACAAAGTTCCCATTCCAACCCATTAACAAGtccaacacacacacacacatgcgcacacacacatacatacatatatatatatatatatataggagtTCCCAGATTGAAGCTGCAAACATTTTATATCCAACAGTTTCTATTTGGCATATATATTGAACATGCAAATATGCAATTCCTCAGCATGGTTACAAAGATATCGGTGAACCAAAAAACTCAGCATGAAAATCATCTGtaatccatatttttttataagccTTTAATCAATATGGTATTTAAAACTTCTGAACAATTCCAAATAGCAAATATAAGCTCAAGTTGATATGGAATGAATGCTACATGACAGAATCAACAAAGCATATGTAGAATTGTAGATAGACAGTAACATATTATAGATATGTGACTTTTAAATGTATATCCCGAAAGCAATATGAAAAGAA
Proteins encoded in this window:
- the LOC117925259 gene encoding growth-regulating factor 1 isoform X2, with amino-acid sequence MMSGRNRFPFTATQWQELEHQALIFKYMASGMPIPPDLIFSIKRSLDSPLPTSKLFPTHQSQHIGWNCFQMGLGRKVDPEPGRCRRTDGKKWRCAKEAYPDSKYCERHMHRGRNRSRKPVEVMTPSKTPPTVTTPTATMAANPPPPISSITVNSSNPTSYSLALETQNHHTHRHPSCYNTHLHLPFLYPHSSSSRPPGFGGGVELSPQHNTTHLLLDSGSYSQTDYRNRYVHGLKEEVDEHAFFSEQPSGATRSFSGSSMDDPWRLTPLKMNSSPLDHSKQRSCSALQSDYSCLQLQSLSDTSNQKQDQHFYVLGSNLKYEKHEREEPEKMVHRFFDEWPPKSRDPWPDSEDKSPRDALVSTTQLSISMPNSSFDFSISNSRPHNDD
- the LOC117925259 gene encoding growth-regulating factor 1 isoform X1, with the translated sequence MMSGRNRFPFTATQWQELEHQALIFKYMASGMPIPPDLIFSIKRSLDSPLPTSKLFPTHQSQHIGWNCFQMGLGRKVDPEPGRCRRTDGKKWRCAKEAYPDSKYCERHMHRGRNRSRKPVEVMTPSKTPPTVTTPTATMAANPPPPISSITVNSSNPTSYSLALETQNHHTHRHPSCYNTHLHLPFLYPHSSSSRPPGFGGGVELSPQHNTTHLLLDSGSYSQTDYSRNRYVHGLKEEVDEHAFFSEQPSGATRSFSGSSMDDPWRLTPLKMNSSPLDHSKQRSCSALQSDYSCLQLQSLSDTSNQKQDQHFYVLGSNLKYEKHEREEPEKMVHRFFDEWPPKSRDPWPDSEDKSPRDALVSTTQLSISMPNSSFDFSISNSRPHNDD